A window of Anolis sagrei isolate rAnoSag1 chromosome 13, rAnoSag1.mat, whole genome shotgun sequence contains these coding sequences:
- the MRPS16 gene encoding small ribosomal subunit protein bS16m isoform X1 yields MVLLAGRILLKQYYNLRVVIRFALGGCANRPYYRIVAAHNKRARDGKYLEQIGCYDPLPNDHGEKIVGLNIERIKYWIANGALLSKPVEKLLGLSGFFPLHPMTITNAERVKRRQAREAKGAALEEEVAAVKE; encoded by the exons atggtcttgCTTGCAGGGCGCATTCTCTTGAAGCAGTACTACAACCTCCGCGTCGTCATCCGCTTTGCCCTGGGGGGCTGCGCCAACAGGCCTTACTATCGGATCGTTGCTGCGCACAACAAGCGGGCCAGAGACGGCAAGTACTTGGAGCAGATCGGCTGCTACGACCCGCTTCCCAATGATCACGGGGAGAAGATCGTAGGCTTGAACATTGAGCGGATCAAATACTGGATCGCCAATGGGGCCCTCCTCTCCAAACCTGTGGAAAAGCTTTTAG GGCTCTCTGGATTCTTCCCCCTCCATCCAATGACCATCACAAATGCTGAAAGAGTGAAGAGGCGACAAGCCCGAGAGGCCAAAGGGGCTGCTCTGGAGGAAGAGGTGGCTGCAGTCAAGGAGTGA
- the MRPS16 gene encoding small ribosomal subunit protein bS16m isoform X2, whose amino-acid sequence MVQLGRILLKQYYNLRVVIRFALGGCANRPYYRIVAAHNKRARDGKYLEQIGCYDPLPNDHGEKIVGLNIERIKYWIANGALLSKPVEKLLGLSGFFPLHPMTITNAERVKRRQAREAKGAALEEEVAAVKE is encoded by the exons ATGGTTCAATTAG GGCGCATTCTCTTGAAGCAGTACTACAACCTCCGCGTCGTCATCCGCTTTGCCCTGGGGGGCTGCGCCAACAGGCCTTACTATCGGATCGTTGCTGCGCACAACAAGCGGGCCAGAGACGGCAAGTACTTGGAGCAGATCGGCTGCTACGACCCGCTTCCCAATGATCACGGGGAGAAGATCGTAGGCTTGAACATTGAGCGGATCAAATACTGGATCGCCAATGGGGCCCTCCTCTCCAAACCTGTGGAAAAGCTTTTAG GGCTCTCTGGATTCTTCCCCCTCCATCCAATGACCATCACAAATGCTGAAAGAGTGAAGAGGCGACAAGCCCGAGAGGCCAAAGGGGCTGCTCTGGAGGAAGAGGTGGCTGCAGTCAAGGAGTGA